A single genomic interval of Spirosoma linguale DSM 74 harbors:
- a CDS encoding nicotinate-nucleotide pyrophosphorylase (KEGG: gur:Gura_2818 nicotinate-nucleotide pyrophosphorylase~TIGRFAM: nicotinate-nucleotide pyrophosphorylase~PFAM: Quinolinate phosphoribosyl transferase): MNLHEFIQLALAEDVGDGDHTSLSTIPADAQKRARLLVKETGILAGVEVAKAVFAEVDPTFVVDVLLHDGASISPGDVVLTVGGNARNILTAERLVLNCMQRMSGIATHTRELVNLLEGTRAKLLDTRKTTPNFRICEKMATKIGGAVNHRFGLYDMILIKDNHVDYAGSIEAAITKAVSYLSETGRKLRIEVETRNRAEVEEVLRVGQVDVILLDNFAPDGIRDMVRLINGRFVTEASGGIDETNLRAYAETGVDYISSGALTHQIKSLDLSLKAY, from the coding sequence ATGAATCTACACGAGTTTATTCAGTTAGCCCTTGCCGAGGATGTCGGCGATGGCGACCATACATCGTTATCGACTATTCCGGCCGATGCCCAAAAGCGTGCCCGGTTATTGGTAAAAGAAACGGGAATCCTGGCGGGCGTGGAGGTAGCGAAAGCCGTATTTGCCGAAGTAGACCCCACTTTCGTGGTAGACGTTCTCCTGCACGATGGGGCCAGCATCAGCCCCGGCGATGTGGTGCTGACCGTGGGCGGCAATGCTCGGAATATTCTGACAGCCGAGCGGCTGGTCCTGAACTGCATGCAGCGGATGAGCGGCATCGCTACGCATACCCGCGAGCTGGTCAACTTGCTGGAAGGAACACGGGCCAAGCTCCTGGATACGCGCAAAACCACACCGAACTTCCGGATTTGTGAGAAAATGGCCACGAAAATCGGGGGAGCCGTAAATCACCGGTTTGGGCTTTACGACATGATTCTTATCAAAGATAACCACGTCGATTATGCCGGAAGCATCGAAGCGGCCATTACCAAAGCTGTTTCTTATTTGAGCGAAACCGGCCGGAAGCTGCGCATCGAAGTGGAGACCCGAAATCGCGCTGAAGTGGAGGAGGTTCTCCGTGTTGGGCAGGTTGATGTTATTCTGCTGGACAACTTCGCGCCCGATGGGATTCGGGATATGGTGCGCCTGATCAACGGTCGCTTCGTAACAGAAGCCTCGGGTGGCATTGACGAAACCAATCTACGTGCCTACGCCGAAACTGGCGTCGATTATATCTCGTCCGGTGCCCTGACCCACCAGATCAAAAGTTTGGATTTAAGCCTTAAGGCTTATTAG
- a CDS encoding protein-export membrane protein SecD (TIGRFAM: protein-export membrane protein SecD; protein-export membrane protein SecF; protein-export membrane protein, SecD/SecF family~PFAM: SecD/SecF/SecDF export membrane protein~KEGG: atc:AGR_C_2877 probable protein-export membrane protein), which produces MQNRTGIIILTGVIAAICIYFLSFTFVSRGVKADAEAYATNKQGVVDREKKQHYLDSLWKEPIYLGSTLQEVTERELGLGLDLQGGMHVVLEVSPADILRSLSGNNRDPKFNEALKLAVEDQKTSNTSFVDLFASEFKKLAPDTKLASVFATSANRSKINFQSSDTEVRKLLNDEVNGATTRAFQIIQARVDKFGVANPNIQRLPGSGRIQIELPGVDNPERIRRLLTGAAKLEFTEVYRLNELAPAIEGMGAYLLSQEAARKAALKTTATTPATGSAAQGASSLESQLAQGSKKDSTAKNDTAAASAQGTALTQLFLPVGQDQLGVYLKDTARANDVLNAPEVKGLFPADAFFAWDRKTFKATDGKEILPLYFLKKAGGRAPLEGDVITEASNDYDDRGRPEVTMNMNPEGARKWKNLTAANVGRPVAILLDNLVYTAPNVQNEIPNGRSSISGNFTVEETKDMANVLKAGKLPAPTNIVEESVVGATLGSEAVSAGVLSSIIGILLVLAFVVFYYNRAGFIADIALIVNLFFLMGVMASLGAVLTMPGIAGIVLSIGMAVDANVLIFERIKEEMALGKTFKQSVTDGFQNALSSIIDSNVTTFLTGIVLFIFGTGLILGFATTLIIGILTSLFAAIFITRLLLEYYIRNGKTLSFSSTWAKNLFADSNFDFVSRRKLYYTVSSIIIAAGIISAVFKGFGLGVDFKGGRSYVIRFEKAVSTEDVRNSLETVLGGSPEVKTYGGTGIGANQVKVTTPYLVDDNSQGADKKAEATIYQGLSAIKGNPAKIESSQKVGPTIAYDLLTSALWSILLAVAVVFVYILIRFKKLAFGYGAVVAMFHDVLIILAIFSIFNGLLPFSLDVDQAFVGALLTIMGYSMNDTVVVFDRVREYLAENKGKKESIATIINNALNSTLSRTAVTGFSTILVLLVLFIFGGETIRGFSFAMLIGVVVGTYSSLFVATPIVVDSLTTAQEKEALTPTIAAAAEKKTGFDAIPADFTSAAPATPEEFTAKKEKKDKKPLIRPSQS; this is translated from the coding sequence ATGCAAAACAGAACCGGAATTATCATTCTGACAGGCGTTATTGCAGCCATCTGCATTTACTTCCTGTCGTTCACGTTTGTCTCGCGGGGCGTTAAAGCCGATGCCGAGGCCTATGCCACCAACAAACAGGGTGTTGTTGACCGCGAAAAGAAACAACACTATCTCGATTCACTTTGGAAGGAGCCTATTTATCTGGGCAGCACGCTTCAGGAAGTTACCGAGCGTGAACTGGGCCTTGGCCTCGACCTGCAAGGTGGTATGCACGTTGTACTGGAAGTATCGCCTGCCGATATTCTTCGCAGCCTGTCGGGCAACAACCGCGACCCCAAATTCAACGAAGCCCTGAAACTGGCCGTTGAAGATCAGAAAACAAGCAACACCAGCTTTGTTGATCTCTTTGCCAGTGAGTTCAAGAAACTGGCTCCCGACACCAAACTTGCTTCTGTGTTTGCTACCAGCGCCAACCGCAGCAAGATCAACTTCCAATCGTCGGATACCGAAGTACGGAAGTTGCTGAACGATGAAGTAAACGGCGCTACGACGCGGGCCTTCCAAATCATCCAGGCGCGGGTCGACAAATTCGGAGTAGCCAACCCAAACATCCAGCGGTTGCCGGGTTCGGGTCGTATCCAGATCGAATTGCCGGGCGTTGATAACCCCGAGCGTATTCGTCGTCTGTTGACCGGTGCTGCCAAACTTGAATTTACCGAAGTATACCGCCTGAACGAACTGGCTCCGGCAATTGAAGGCATGGGTGCGTATCTGCTCAGCCAGGAAGCCGCCCGCAAGGCCGCTCTGAAAACAACCGCCACGACACCAGCAACGGGTTCGGCAGCACAGGGTGCATCGAGCCTTGAGTCGCAGCTGGCGCAGGGAAGCAAGAAAGATTCGACAGCAAAGAACGATACCGCAGCGGCTTCTGCTCAGGGCACCGCGCTGACACAGTTATTTTTGCCCGTTGGCCAGGACCAACTGGGTGTTTACCTGAAAGATACCGCCCGGGCCAACGACGTGCTGAACGCACCTGAAGTAAAAGGTCTTTTCCCTGCCGATGCTTTTTTTGCCTGGGATCGTAAAACATTCAAAGCCACGGATGGCAAAGAAATTCTGCCCCTTTATTTCCTGAAAAAAGCCGGTGGACGTGCGCCCCTCGAAGGTGATGTAATTACGGAAGCGTCGAATGATTACGACGACCGTGGCCGTCCGGAGGTGACCATGAACATGAACCCCGAAGGTGCCCGTAAATGGAAAAACCTGACAGCCGCCAACGTAGGTCGGCCAGTAGCTATTCTGCTGGACAATCTGGTATACACAGCGCCAAACGTACAGAATGAAATTCCAAACGGTCGTTCGAGCATCTCGGGTAACTTCACCGTCGAAGAAACCAAAGACATGGCCAACGTACTGAAAGCCGGTAAGCTCCCTGCGCCAACTAACATTGTTGAAGAGAGCGTTGTAGGGGCTACCCTGGGTTCGGAAGCCGTAAGTGCCGGTGTTCTTTCGTCGATCATTGGTATTCTGCTGGTACTGGCCTTTGTGGTATTCTATTACAACCGTGCCGGTTTCATCGCCGACATCGCTCTGATCGTTAACCTATTCTTCCTGATGGGTGTAATGGCCTCGCTGGGAGCCGTCCTGACCATGCCGGGTATTGCCGGTATCGTACTGTCGATCGGTATGGCCGTTGATGCGAACGTACTGATTTTCGAACGGATTAAAGAAGAGATGGCGCTGGGTAAGACGTTCAAGCAGTCGGTTACCGATGGTTTCCAGAACGCGCTTTCGTCGATTATCGACTCTAACGTAACGACCTTCCTGACGGGTATCGTTCTGTTCATCTTCGGAACGGGTCTGATTCTGGGCTTTGCTACCACACTGATCATTGGTATTCTAACGTCTTTGTTCGCGGCTATTTTCATCACCCGCCTGTTGCTGGAATACTATATCCGTAATGGCAAAACGCTGTCATTTAGCTCAACCTGGGCGAAGAATCTGTTTGCCGATTCCAACTTCGATTTCGTATCACGCCGGAAACTGTATTACACCGTCTCTTCGATCATTATCGCAGCGGGTATTATCTCCGCCGTTTTCAAAGGATTCGGTCTTGGTGTTGACTTCAAAGGTGGCCGGTCGTATGTGATTCGTTTCGAGAAGGCTGTTAGTACAGAAGATGTGCGTAACTCGCTGGAAACTGTTCTAGGTGGCTCGCCTGAGGTGAAAACTTACGGTGGTACGGGTATCGGTGCCAATCAGGTGAAAGTAACGACGCCTTATCTGGTAGATGATAACTCGCAGGGTGCCGATAAGAAAGCTGAAGCGACCATTTACCAAGGGCTCAGCGCTATTAAAGGCAATCCGGCCAAGATTGAAAGTTCGCAGAAAGTTGGTCCGACCATCGCGTACGACTTGCTAACATCGGCCCTTTGGTCGATCCTGCTGGCCGTAGCGGTAGTATTCGTGTACATTCTGATCCGCTTCAAGAAGCTGGCTTTTGGTTATGGAGCCGTTGTGGCCATGTTCCACGACGTGCTGATCATTCTGGCTATCTTCTCCATCTTCAATGGCCTACTGCCTTTCTCGCTGGACGTTGACCAGGCGTTTGTGGGTGCCTTGCTCACCATTATGGGTTACTCCATGAACGATACCGTTGTGGTTTTTGACCGGGTACGGGAGTATCTGGCCGAAAACAAAGGCAAGAAAGAGTCTATTGCTACCATTATTAACAATGCCCTCAATAGCACCCTGAGCCGCACGGCGGTAACCGGTTTCTCAACCATTCTGGTACTGCTGGTACTGTTCATCTTCGGTGGTGAAACCAT